In Legionella israelensis, the genomic window TTTTCCGCGATTTCCAGCATGGCGTTTGGTAAATTTAAGCGATAATAAGAAAAACTGTTATCTAACTGATGAAGATAGGCGTTGCTCAATACCATGTTTGCTGTGCTTATCTTTCCTGTGTTTTTATCTATATTTGCTACAACGGTAAGAACCGTACATCCAGCCAGGCTTCGGCTTGGTCTAAATCCGGATAAATTGTTTTTCAAAAGATCTTCCAGAGAATGATAGTAGTGCTTTGATAATACGAAGCTGTTTGGAGCGGTATGTAACTTCGACATGACGCTACTTAAACCTGTTTTGATTAAAGACGAAATATCTTCTTGTGATATTTCTTTTTTTTCCTGTTCAGAGGTTGGTTTTTTAAACATGCGTTTTTCTCAATTAGATTAGTTGAAGAATAATACAATAGCTAAGCTTAAGAAAATATTAGGTCCTTAAAAAATCAATTAGTCTGCAGGGCGATTTCATCAAAGTTCAAAATCCAATCACTTTTTTCAAATATTGAGTAGAAAGGGCAGCTTTCATTCGTTTTAAAGCAATGCCATCTTGGTTTGAAGTATCCTGGGTTAATAATTTAAGGACTATTTTACGCATAATGCTCAAATTTCTATCTGCATAGCCGCGATATATGGGGCATTGATCTTCGTTCATACCGACATCTAACTTGTAGTGCAAGCCATTTTCTATTTTCCAATGGTCGCGAATTGCCTGACGCATTAAGTTGTGTTTTTTATAAGGCAGGGATGTCATGTAGTAACGTGTAGCCGTTTCAATGTCTCCTGTGGGTAGATGCCGCGTGGATTGCACACGGATATAGGCGCTTAAATCTTTCCATTGTTGACCGCAGGAAGGAAGGTACATGGCTGGTAATACGGTGTATGTTCTTTCTTCAAAACGGCTGTGGTCATAATTATTGGTGTCTTTTTGTTGGTAAACCATGGCCTTGTAATTTAGGGAGTCCGCTTTTTGAAAGAGATTATCCACTTTCCGGTGCATGCGTTTATGATTCTTTTTTAAAGCAAGCACATAATGAGCTTGTTTGAGACGTATTAAATTGGCAATTCCCTTTTGCGTTCCCATTGCATCAATCGTTATCACCTTATCTTTGATACTGAGCGCCTTTAATAGTATAGGTATCCCCTTTATTTCATTAGACTTGTCAGGTGTAACCGTGCTGCCAAGGGTCACGGATAAGCGTGCGGAGTAAGCATTCACCAGATGGGTCGCCTTCTTATGGCCCCTTTGATAAGAGGAGCCACGACTTGTCTTACCATCAATCGCAATCAGCTCATCCATAAAAAATTGACTGATTCCTTCTATCCATGAACTTAAACAACGCTCAAATTCTAAAGGGTCAATCAGAGAAAATACCCGTGCCAATGTGTGATGGCTTGGCAAACCTTCACTGACGTCAATAAATTGGCTTAACCAGCGCTTGCGGCTCCTGGCAAAAATCTCCATGGCTTTCCAACTGTCACAGCCACATATTAATCCGCATAAAACAATAATCAGTATCGTTAAAAGTGAATACGTGCAACGCCCTCCAACACGTGGGTCCTCAATGGATAGGAAACAATGAAACAAATATTGATTTTTTCCAAATTTACGCGTACTTTCTAACACAATCAGGCTCCTTCTTAAGATTTTTATAATCTACGTCGACCAACGTAGGCGCCTGATTTTTAACATTTTTTATTTTAATTTGCCAGATTAATAAAACATATCCCTACAATTTAGCTCATTCTCAATGATGAATTTTTGAACTTTGATGAAATCGCCCTGATTAGTCTGACCTTTGTACCGGACAATTTTTTAAATTAAGGAAGGGATAGAAGAAATAACTCGCTGACTTACAATGATTTTCATATACTCAGCTTCGACAAAAAAGGAGCATATATTTGGCAACGAGAGCTCACCTTCGTCATAAGCCAAGAGCAAATCCCAGGTTTTAGTATAAGTTAATATGATTTGAATGGCTTCCCGACCAAGATCATTTACCAATTCATGATTGATTAAAGTTTTTTGTAACAGTTCAACGGTTTGTTGTAATTCTTGCAATCCTCGTTCAGATAGTCTTTTATCATAGGTTGTATATCCACGAACCAAATGTTGTTTAAGTACTTCTGTTGCCCATATGCGAAATTGTGTAGCTTGATTTGAGTTCACTCCATAGCCCACAGATAGAATAGCATCCAAATTATAAAACTTTGTGCTATATCTCTTACCGTCACTGGCAGTACGTTCCAAAATGGAACATACTGAATTTTCGTCTAACTCCTTGGAACTAAATATATTTCTCAAGTGTTTTGTAATAGCAGGACGCTGGGTACCAAATAAATCAGCTATTTGTTGCTGAGAAAGCCATATGATCTCATCAACAACATTGACATCTAATTCTATATGGCCATCTTTTGAGGTGTATATAACAATTTCCGACACAATCGTCCCTTTAGTAATTATTGTCTAAATAGTTGGTTTCCGATTTCCAAAATAGAAATTTAGAATCCCACATTCCCGCGATCTTTTTTAAGAACTACGCATTAGGGTTATCACCACCAACCGCCAACAAATGTCACTTATTTTTAGCTGCCTTGGATTTTAATAGTTCCGACAGTTGTTGCATAGCAAGATGTTTTTCCCTGGTACGCCCTGAACGAACTGCATCAATCAAAGTTAATAAATCATAAAATAATTATTTAGCCGAGAAATGGTGCCGATATGGTGCCGCAATATGAAGGTAATTCTATTTATTCTTTATAAATCAACAACTTAATTGGGGCGGCGGGAATTGAACCCGCTACACCCGATTTTGACCCAGATCACGATAAACAACAAAAGGCCACCAAAAACCATAAGAAATCAGACAGTTAACTTGAATTTCAAGAGGTGGTCATGTTGTCTTTGAGAGTCGTTTATTGTCAGTGAATAAACCCGCAGTAACCCCTTTTTCATATTGCTCGAATAAACTCGATTTTAGAGATTTAAGTATTCCAGTTTCTAGCAAAGAATTTTTTAACCTATCTACCATGCCATCATTTGATCAATTTATATTCTTAGCATTGCCAATAAATAATGAGCTACATAGCATTAAAGGAGCTGCTATCAAAACTTAACTTTATGTAATTTGCTCTCTAAACTTAACAAGAAATGTTAAGTATATAAAGTGAATTGCATTAAGGCTCCCTGTGAACGCAATTAATTATTTGAACCCTTTAGCCGCCTCAAGACCAACACTAGAATTTCATGAATTTTTGTCTAACTTATTTCATTGAATATTTTCTATTTCGACAAGATAAACGATAAAATCGTAAGCGCTTAATTAACCTCACCTAGCAAAGTTCCTTCCCAACCTTGATACTCCGTTTATTTTTAACAACGGAGAAAATCAGCATGACAGACAATCCGAAAAGATCACGACGCGAATTTTGGCAATCTCATAATGACTCATGGGAAGTCAGTGGTTTAACCCAAGCTGTTTACTGTGAACAGCAAGGCATAAGTCATTCAGCGTTTTGTTATTGGCGAGGACGTCTTCGTCCTAAAGCTTCAAAAGCGCAGAGAACATCCCCTCATTTTCTAGCGGTTAAGTCAGCTGTTGAACCTACTTCGGCAAACACGCCCTATGAGCCGGCCATTCAGTTAATGTTGCCAAATGGTGTACGCCTTGGAATCAGCGGTCAGACCGACAAAGTCATTTTACGTGAAGTTTTAACGTTTGCAGGGGCGTTATAATGTTGCGCTTACCGGAAACGACAGCGATTTATGTTGCAACAACACCTGTTGATTTCAGAAAAGCCATTAATGGCTTGGCTGCCATGGTGATTGAGGAATTTGAATCGCCGGCGAACGATGGTTCTGTTTACGTTTTTTATAATCGTAGCCGTGACAGGGTTAAGTGTTTGTTTTGGGATAAGAATGGTTTTGTGCTTTATCACAAGCGCTTAGAGCGTGGAAAATTTAAGATGGAGAAGACGTCAACCCAGCTTGAAGCCATTACTCACCAACAGTTGGACTGGTTGTTGGCGGGGCTTGAATTTAAGTTGATGTCTGAATTTCCCATGCTTGATTTCAAGCATTATTTTTAAGTTAACTTCATGATTTTATTAAATTAAACCGTTACATTGCATGCTTATTTTGGTATAATAGTGCCCATTAAAACAACACAAATAATACCAACGATGAAACAACAATCTGACTTAACAGTAGAGCAATTACGCGAAGAAAATGCGCGTTTGTTGGCATTGTTGGCTCAGCAGGAAAGCACTATCGAAACGCTTCGCCACCAGCTGCACTTATTCCGTAATGCACGCTTTGGCCGCAAAAGCGAAAAAGGTGTCGTGCCGGAACAAATGGCATTGCAATTTGACGAAGCAGAGCCATCCAGTGAACAGGATGAATCGACTGTTGAGCCTTCTCAAACTGAAACCATTACCTATACCCGTGCTAAAAAAGGCACAGGCCGCAAAGCACTGCCCAAGTCATTACCCTATGTTGAGCAGATTCATGACTTAAGCGATGAAGAAAAACATTGCGACTGTGGTTGTGAGTTAACTCATATTGGTGACGACATCTCAGAACAACTGGATGTTGTACCGCAAATGACCTTCCGTGTGGTTCATGTTCGTAAAAAATACGCTTGCAAGACATGTGAAGAAACCATTCAAACGGCCAAACTGCCGAAACAACCTATTCCACAAAGCATTGCATCGTCTGGTTTACTGGCAGCAGTGATTGATGCCAAGTTTAACCGCCACATGCCGCTTTATCGCCAGGAGGCGATGTTTAAAGAAGCGGGCATTCCCGTTACCAGAGCAACGCTTTGCAACTGGGTGGTAAAAGCCGCTGATTTATTAACGCCGCTGGTTAAACTCATGGTTGCGGCCATTCACGATTATGACATCGCTTATGCGGATGAAACACCCGTGCAGGTGCTCAAGCAGAAAAACAAACCGCCAACATCAAAATCCTATATGTGGCTATTCATTGGCGGTCCACCGGATAAACGCTGTTATGTTTATCAGTACCATCCGTCACGCACTCACCAGATACCGGCTGATTTCTTTTCCGACTTCAGCGGCTACCTGCATGCTGACTGTTATGGTGGTTATGTCGCTTTAGACAAAGAAGACCATGTTACCCATGTTGCCTGTATGGCGCACGCCAGAAGGTATTTTGTCGATGTGGTCAAACTTGCCGGCAAGAAAAAAGGCATTGCCCATAAAGTCTTGACCTATTTTACCGAGCTTTATCAGCTGGAAGCTTCCCTCAAAGAGGCAAAGGCTGCACCAGACGATATTTATCAGGCAAGACAAAAAGAGGCCAAACCTATTCTTGATGAACTCAAAGACTTTGTTGAAGATAAAAAAATCAATATCCCACCGAAAAGCCCATTGGGCAAAGCCGTTCATTACCTGTTGACGCACTGGGTTGCGCTCAAACGATACCTTGACGATGGCCGTCTCGAAATAGATAACAACCGAACAGAGCGCTCCATTAAACCTTTCGTCATCGGACGAAAAAACTGGCTCTTTCATGGCAACGAAACGGGCGCCAAAGCAGGTGCTATCCTCTATTCCCTCATCGAAACCTGTAAGCAACACCAGGTTGATGCTTTCGCATGGTTGAAATACGCACTGACCAACATCCAATATGCTGAAACCATCGAACAGCTCGAAGCTTTGCTGCCCTTTCATGTAAACCCTTCCGAACTTGAAAACATGCGCAGCTTACCTGCTTTGGAAATGCCTGAGAAGAGTGGGGTTAATTAAGCGTTTACATAAAATCATTCTTTTAATCACAATAACAAAAAAGCAAAGAGGAATGTGTGTCTGAGATAGTTATATATACTGCAAAGGATGGACATATAGAGCTGGATGTCAGTCTTGCTGATGAAACCATATGGCTTTCTCAGCAACAAATTGCGGAATTATTTGGCACTCAGCGTCCTGCTATTACTAAACACTTGCGAAATATTTTTAATTCTAATGAACTAGACGAAAATTCAGTATGTTCCATTTTGGAACGTACTGCCAGTGACGGAATATAATACTAAATTTTATAATTTGGATGCTATTTTGTCTGTGGTTATCGCGTGAACTCAAATCAGGCAACACAATTCCGCATATGGGCAACCCAAGTACTCAAAGAGCATCTGATTCGCGGATACACGACTTATGACAAAAGGCTATCTGAGCGAGGTATAGGTGAATTACAGCAAACTGTAGAGTTATTACAGAAAACATTAATAAATCACGAATTAGTGAATGATCTAGGCCAAGAAGCAATTCAAATTATACTGTCTTATGAGTTAACTTATCAAGCTGCATTGTCAGCGATTGAGTCATTAAAGAAGGCAGTTTTATGTTTCTACTTTATCTCAAATCACAATCTTTACCGATTAAGTTCAATGAAAACGGTTTAATTGCACTTGCTCTATTGGTTGCGGAAAGTAACCCTACTCAGAAAGATATTATTATTCGTTTAGTTGTGAATTTGCTTGTTGATTAATTAAGCTTAAGTCTGGATGCCCGATTTTTAATTCACTGGTAATAATATTGATTTTGGAACCGCCCTAGATGCGGTTATGAATTTTATGCAGAACTCTTATAAGCTTTGGGTTCTGGGCGATTTGAAACAAATCTGAGCGGAACCTTTTTATGCACTAGATGCCCGTCACTTATTTTTAGCTGCCTTGGATTTTAATATTTCCGAAAGTTGTTGCATAGCAAGATGTTTTTCTCTCGCACGCCCAGAACGAATTGCATCAATCAAGGTTAACAAATCATAAAATAAAGGATTGGGGTGTTTTGTAATAGACTCTGGGACAGAAGAGTATAAAGGCTTGAGAGCGACACCTCGTTCCTCTCCTTCTCCATAAGGCCAAACAGGGATTGGATCATTTCCCCTTATAATCTGCTCTTTTAAGAGAGCTGCGTAGTTTGTAGGTATGCCCCGAACGATTCCTCCCAATTTAACCGGAAAAATATATGAAGAAAAACTCTTCACAGGCTTGAAGAATAGGCTGAGGTTTTTCCGTTGATATTAGAAGAGATAATCAAAGCAATTAAAAGTAATAAATAAATCAGCTTATATCCAAAACTTAGTAAAAATAGATCTTAATTTATTCAATATGAAGCTCTTTGATGGCTGGAAAAAGCTCGCCAACCTCTACTTTTAGGCTCTACCCCAAATAAGTGCCTAGTACAACGTTTCACTGATTCTGTCCTGCATAGGGATGTGTGCTAATCTTCCGCGTTCTTGAGGCACATTGGAAAGTAGGCACACATGGAAAAGTATATCGTAAAACTAACTGCGGAAGAACGATGTGAATTATTGGAGTTAATTCGAATGGGAAAAAAGCAGCTAATAAATTAATGCGCGCGCGAGTTTTATTATCCGCAGATGAAAATGATGCAAAATTAAAACAAAAAACAGATGAAGTAATAGTCACAGAAATGCATGTGAGCAGTAAAACAGGGCTCGGATTCGTCAACGATTTGTAGAGGAGAGCATCAGGAAGCCACAAAACGCTTACTTCAAAAAGATAGTATCATCCTGTTTGAAACAACCATAATGTATCAAAAGTACCTTGCAAAATATTCAACATACTGTGAGATATACTGAAATTGCTGCCGTTAAATTTAAAGAATTTTGAGATGATTAATATTTGTCCGTAAATTTCTGGGGTTTATGGCTAGACACCCATCCTAACTTCATTTTGCAACGGACCCGACACTAATCGTTAATAATGTCGAGTTAAAGATGGAGTGCAAATTGGTAAACAATCAGCGATGGACGCCGCCTGATACCATATACCACATTTGACAATGGCGCTCTGTTGTGTATAATATCAATCCATATTGATTGGATATTTAATAAAACATCAGATGTTCGTCTTTAAATGGGAAGGAAGAAAAAGAAGATAAGTTCAAAAACCGATCACATATCAATAAATTAAACTTCTCTAATAGGATGATGTAATGACAAAAATCACAGACCTGCCAACTGACCCAATTTTAGAGATATTTCAATTCATGTCTCCAAAAGATGTTGTCCATTTTCTCTCAACAAACAAACAATATAGACAATTTGATGAAAGTCCTAATTTTTGGAAAGTCATGTTAAAGATACATTTTCCTGATTACCCGGTTTCATCAGAAAACAAAGAACTTGACTTCAAAAAAGTTTTTAAGTCCTGTTACAAAAGCCTTGTACCCGAAAGTAAATATCACGCTGTAATGAATATAAAGGAATCTCCAGATTGTGATAAAGATATGGAGCCAGGAAAGTTTTTTCAACAGTTGGTCACTTTATTTAACCAAAACATCAATCAAACCAATCCAGGTCCTCATATACATATTGCTGAAAATGGAAAACCTTTATCTAGTCATACCGTAGTTGGCGGCGGTTTTCATGCCATTTTAGAATTAGCTTTACCGGAAAATTTTAGCTTGGAATTTGAATCATGTAATGGGCTCTACATTCCTAAAGAACAAATTACTATAGACAATATTGTATCTTGCGACGACACAGTTAATCCTTTGCGAAAAGCAGCGCAGGAGCCGGCTAAAGACATGGACTTGGATGTAATGAAATCTTTATTAAAAGGGATATCGATTAAAACAAAACAACAAATGAACTATTTTCTTGCAGACAAATCAAGGTTGGTCAGCGGCTTATTTAAAAAAGCTACAGGTCAGGAAAAAACAAACGTTGAGCTTAATAAAGAGATGGAGAAAATAATTGAAGAATCCAAGAGCGTCATGGATTTATTAAAAGGTGTCCACACCATCTCTCAACAAGCCTATGAATCTGCTTTTGGAAATTTCACCAAAGGGTTAAAAGATTTCTTTAATGCCATTGGAATCAAAAATTATGATAGAAAGGATTCCATGCTTGATTTTCTGAAAAAATGCCAGGAATATGAACTGATTTCAACGGTGCCACTTGAATCATTCCCAGCGGCATCAAAATAAAATTCTATCCAAGGATGAGTGATAGTAAGGGATGATTCACTCGTTAATATTTTTTACGAGAATTTTAACCAATCGTTTCTATTTTCGACAAAACCGGTTTTGTCAGCGTCCTACCGTTGAAACAGCTCTCGATGCGTATCGCTCAATGGGTGAAAGCCCCGGACTGACGTGGTTTAGTTGATTTGGACAACCATAAAAAACAACAAAGACCAAGAGCTAGCTTCTTCAAATACGGCCTGGATTTTATTCGCGATAAATTCAGCGCCTTTTATTGCAAAATCGCTGAGTTTAGAAAAATTATCAGACAACTTGTCCCCGAAAATATACAAATAGGAGTTGACTCATGAGGTTTTGTCCTGCACAGAGGAGGACTAATTGGTTTTTTAGGGACCTAATGTTTTCTTAAGCTTAGCTATTGTATTATTCTCCAACTAATCTAATTGAGAAAAACGCATGTTTAAAAAACCAACCTCTGAACAGGAAAAAAAAGAAATATCACAAGAAGATATTTCGTCTCTAATCAAAACAGGTTTAAGTAGTGTCATGTCGAAGTTACATACCGCTCCAAACAGCCTCGTATTATCAAAGCACTACTATAATTCTCTGGAGGAGCTTTTGAAAAACAATTTATCCGGATTTAGACCAAGCCGAAGCCAGGCTGGATGTACTGTTCTTACCGTTGTAGCAAATATAGATAAAAACACAGGAAAGATAAGCACAGCAAACATGGTATTGAGCAACGCCTATCTTCATCAGTTAAATAACAGTTTTTCTTATTATCGCTTAAATTTACCAAACGCCATGCTAGAAATCGCGGAAAAATATGCCTTAACTTCACAGGCAGCTACATTAAAGACAACACTCCTTCTTCATGAATTACAAGAGAAATTAAAGGAAGGCATAAAGGCATTCGAAGAGAATTCACGTGAAATGGCAAAACAATACATTACCGAAGATGAATCCGAATATGAAAAAGCATGTGATAAAAAATACGATGAACTTGCTTTTAATGCCATATTCAAGCGCGATGAAGCAAACCATGAGGATAGCTTTGACAAGAAATATGATAGGTTTTAAAACGCTATTGCCCACAATTAACCCATAGGGATTCTCTCCTACGGGTTACTCTCCCCTAGCTCTTTCAATCTCACTGCAAATTTTAAAATCTTCAAAGTCAGATTTTTCATCCAAGATAGACCGAACATGGCTTTTCTTGAATGACTAAATGGCTACTCCAGCTTTTTAAGCCAGAACACCAGAGGTTTCATACTCATCGTTTTCTCTCCAATTTCCCGCCAACCGAAATGTTGCCATACCTGATCTAAGGGTATGTACACTTGGGGGCGTCGCGGATCATTTGCTGAGCGTTCAACGGCGCAAAATGTCGCTGTTTGGCTTCCATATTGCCTGGCGACTGCTTCGCGTTTTCTGAAAAAAACGGCGATAGATATTCTGACCACGATAAGCCGGTAATAAAACCGATTCACCAAAATAAAAATATCCTTGATGTTCATCCCCTGCTCAATAAAAGGGACTTGGCATTCCTCCGGTTCAAACTCTAAAGAAATGGCTGTAGATGCACCTACCACCTGTTTTTGATCAAATACTAACACCATGATGCTTTCCGAGCAGGCCAGATAAAAAGAATAATGAAACACAGCAATAAAAAGATCAAAGCCATCATCAAGCTTTCTCCTTGGAAAAAATATAATCGTTGAGATAAATTAGTTTTGGCTTAATCTGATCAGTCTCCGGCTTTTAAGAAAGGTATGTCAAGTCAAGTTTACGATGTGCGACAGGATAACCCTCCTTTTTAATTGATAATATATCAACTCGTGATATAATTAAACAATGAATACAGAAGATCATTCTTTAAAAAATTTGTTAGAGCTTGATGGCGAGAGAATCGTAATAGATGAAGAGCTTGGATTGTGGGTTAAATTCGAAGTAATTGAAACGTCGACTAGGGCGTGTTTTTAAAGTTTTTCAAACGATTAAAAATCTGATAAAAAGACTCCATACTGAAAATGGAGCAAATGGATGTCAAGATTTGTTATTGATGACAAAATGTGGATCAAATTAGAAGAATTACTTCCTGCTCCGAAAGGTCGCCATGGGGAAAATGATCGATTATTTATTGAAGCAGTTTGTTGGATAATCAGGACTGGTGCGCCCTGGAGAGATTTACCGCCAGATTATGGGAAATGGCAAAGTGTTTACGGTCGTTACAATAGGTGGGTAAAAAAGGGAAATTTCAATGGAATTCTTGAAATTTTAAAAAAAAGATGGCGATCACGAATGGCACATGATGGATGGTAGTATTGTTAGGGCACATCAACATGCGGCAGGTGCGATAGGGGGTCAGGACTATCAAGCACTTGGACGGTGTCGCGGCGGATTTAGCTCGAAAATTCATGCAAAAGTAGATTCATTTGGGCTCCCATTAGGATTTATATTAACCGGTGGCCAAGAACATGAAATAAAGATGGCGAAAGATTTATTGAGTGAAGATAAAAGTGAATATTTATTAGCTGATCGCGCTTACGATAGCAATGAATTTAGAGAAGAGTTGGCAAGGCGCGGAGTTGAGACCGTTATTCCAAGTAAAAAGAACCGATACCTTTTTATTGAGCATGACGCTCATATTTATAAAGAAAGGAATCATATCGAGCGATTTTTTAACAGAATCAAAGGGTTCAGAAGAATTGCTACGCGGTATGATAAAACTGCCGCCATGTTTTTAGGTGCTTTAACTGTGATAAGTATTTTGCTGTGGCTGAAACTTTAAAAACACGCCCTAGATCACAAGGCATTAAATACTCATTGACTTTACATGATAAATCTAAAAAAGAATCATGGGATTTGATAATAGTCATGAGATTGAGTATGGCTCAAAGAGAGGTGTTAGACCTAAGAGAACGTTTGATCATTGGCATTATGATGAAAGTGATCGAGGAAGACCATACAATTACATTAATGCAGGCAAGTTACTTGAAGATTTTTGGAAAGAAGTTGATAAGCGTGTTGATGCGCTTAAGGAGAGTAGATAATGAACAAAGCTAAAATTGGTATTATGCCCCTTGAGCAATATAAACAACGAACAATTGCAATTGCAAAAGGGAAATATAAACCCAAAAGTGATGAGCCAAAAATATGGTTTACATCAATGAAATCATTAGCAAATGTACTATCAGAAGAAAATCAACATTTACTCAGGTTAATCATCGAAAATGAACCTAAGTCTGTTTCTGATTTGGAGGCATTAACTGGCTATAAACGCAAGGCTAATAATATACTGAGAACACTAAGAACAATGGAACAGTATGGGCTGGTTAAGCTAGAAGAAAGTCCACATAAAATTCATAGAGGAAGGGTACCTTTAATGCCTAAGGCGTTGTATGACGAGTTTGATGTGGAATTTTCCCTTCAGAGAGTCGGAGGTTAATACGAATGAAGAAATATTTGGTGTATATTTTTCAAAATGGAACTTTATATACTGGCTATACTGATAATTTAGAAAAAAGGTATAAGGCCCATCAAAGTGGAACTGGTAGCGAATACACTAGCACCTCATCCTTTAAATATATAGATCAATAAGTTAAACTTCAAATCTAGACAAAAGGAACAAATTGGATTTGGCGGGGTTGGAGTAGATCAACTATTTGCTAATGAAGTAGGTGATAGCTTACAAGTTATGGCGATGGGTTCCTTAGAAAGCGCCTTAAGCAGAAATTCCCGGGTTGTGTGGCAATGTATCCATTAAAGAGATATTTCGTTACGTTAGACCAAGTGAAGATGAAATGCTACGATCGAATCTTTATTTAATAACTAAAAATCGGTTACAACAATAATGTGCAGCAACAAATAATTTGAAGCAATTCTTCGTGATGAAATGAAGAATGAGTATCACTCTTATCAAGAAGGCAAGCTTTAGAACTGACACGATCGTATCCTATTAATTTTGCCATTCTATTTTCTCATAATATTTGAAGAGATTTTTTGTGTTGTTATTTTTAATTATTTGTTTATAATACGCACACATTATCCATTTAAAAACCATATGGAATTATGAAAGATCTTGATTTATATATCCGTAGCTATGAAATTCAAAAAAACCAAACCCCAAATGAGCTCCAGGCTTTTCTCAGCATATTATCTTCTATTCAAGAGGAAAAACCTGAAGTAGGTATGTCAGAGACGAAAACACAGTTATTTTTCAATGCTGAAAAAGCAAAAAACAACCTTGCCGTTATTGAAACTATCCGTTCATCTTTAGAAAAAACAGACTTTAAAAATGAAAAGCCTTCAATAATAATCGTCAAAGAGATAAACAAAAATATAGACGGCTTGGCGGCATCCAGTGAAACGCGTCAATTTCTAGCTTATGTAAAAAAGCAACTGGAATCCATTGATTATAAGGAGGAGGATAGGAAGAAACTGGATCCTGTGTTAAAAAAATCCAAAGGCAGTTGTATTAATATAGATCATATACTCAAAAAAAAGAAACTTAATCCAAAGCTGTTTTCTCAAAAAGATATTTCTCTGGAGCATGACTTGACTGCTCATGTGGCTTGGGCATTCAGATATATATATATTCCGTACCTTATCCAAATATTACCGTAAAAAAAGGGCAACCCGCACGAATATATCATGGTATAGAGCATGTCACCCGTGCGGCTGCATATATTCCTGTTTTGGTGAATTTATA contains:
- a CDS encoding ISAs1 family transposase, with product MLESTRKFGKNQYLFHCFLSIEDPRVGGRCTYSLLTILIIVLCGLICGCDSWKAMEIFARSRKRWLSQFIDVSEGLPSHHTLARVFSLIDPLEFERCLSSWIEGISQFFMDELIAIDGKTSRGSSYQRGHKKATHLVNAYSARLSVTLGSTVTPDKSNEIKGIPILLKALSIKDKVITIDAMGTQKGIANLIRLKQAHYVLALKKNHKRMHRKVDNLFQKADSLNYKAMVYQQKDTNNYDHSRFEERTYTVLPAMYLPSCGQQWKDLSAYIRVQSTRHLPTGDIETATRYYMTSLPYKKHNLMRQAIRDHWKIENGLHYKLDVGMNEDQCPIYRGYADRNLSIMRKIVLKLLTQDTSNQDGIALKRMKAALSTQYLKKVIGF
- the tnpC gene encoding IS66 family transposase, producing the protein MKQQSDLTVEQLREENARLLALLAQQESTIETLRHQLHLFRNARFGRKSEKGVVPEQMALQFDEAEPSSEQDESTVEPSQTETITYTRAKKGTGRKALPKSLPYVEQIHDLSDEEKHCDCGCELTHIGDDISEQLDVVPQMTFRVVHVRKKYACKTCEETIQTAKLPKQPIPQSIASSGLLAAVIDAKFNRHMPLYRQEAMFKEAGIPVTRATLCNWVVKAADLLTPLVKLMVAAIHDYDIAYADETPVQVLKQKNKPPTSKSYMWLFIGGPPDKRCYVYQYHPSRTHQIPADFFSDFSGYLHADCYGGYVALDKEDHVTHVACMAHARRYFVDVVKLAGKKKGIAHKVLTYFTELYQLEASLKEAKAAPDDIYQARQKEAKPILDELKDFVEDKKINIPPKSPLGKAVHYLLTHWVALKRYLDDGRLEIDNNRTERSIKPFVIGRKNWLFHGNETGAKAGAILYSLIETCKQHQVDAFAWLKYALTNIQYAETIEQLEALLPFHVNPSELENMRSLPALEMPEKSGVN
- the tnpB gene encoding IS66 family insertion sequence element accessory protein TnpB (TnpB, as the term is used for proteins encoded by IS66 family insertion elements, is considered an accessory protein, since TnpC, encoded by a neighboring gene, is a DDE family transposase.), whose protein sequence is MLRLPETTAIYVATTPVDFRKAINGLAAMVIEEFESPANDGSVYVFYNRSRDRVKCLFWDKNGFVLYHKRLERGKFKMEKTSTQLEAITHQQLDWLLAGLEFKLMSEFPMLDFKHYF
- a CDS encoding virulence RhuM family protein; amino-acid sequence: MSEIVIYTSKDGHIELDVNVVDEIIWLSQQQIADLFGTQRPAITKHLRNIFSSKELDENSVCSILERTASDGKRYSTKFYNLDAILSVGYGVNSNQATQFRIWATEVLKQHLVRGYTTYDKRLSERGLQELQQTVELLQKTLINHELVNDLGREAIQIILTYTKTWDLLLAYDEGELSLPNICSFFVEAEYMKIIVSQRVISSIPSLI
- the tnpA gene encoding IS66 family insertion sequence element accessory protein TnpA, yielding MTDNPKRSRREFWQSHNDSWEVSGLTQAVYCEQQGISHSAFCYWRGRLRPKASKAQRTSPHFLAVKSAVEPTSANTPYEPAIQLMLPNGVRLGISGQTDKVILREVLTFAGAL
- a CDS encoding F-box protein — encoded protein: MTKITDLPTDPILEIFQFMSPKDVVHFLSTNKQYRQFDESPNFWKVMLKIHFPDYPVSSENKELDFKKVFKSCYKSLVPESKYHAVMNIKESPDCDKDMEPGKFFQQLVTLFNQNINQTNPGPHIHIAENGKPLSSHTVVGGGFHAILELALPENFSLEFESCNGLYIPKEQITIDNIVSCDDTVNPLRKAAQEPAKDMDLDVMKSLLKGISIKTKQQMNYFLADKSRLVSGLFKKATGQEKTNVELNKEMEKIIEESKSVMDLLKGVHTISQQAYESAFGNFTKGLKDFFNAIGIKNYDRKDSMLDFLKKCQEYELISTVPLESFPAASK
- the rhuM gene encoding RhuM family protein, coding for MNSNQATQFRIWATQVLKEHLIRGYTTYDKRLSERGIGELQQTVELLQKTLINHELVNDLGQEAIQIILSYELTYQAALSAIESLKKAVLCFYFISNHNLYRLSSMKTV